From Hydractinia symbiolongicarpus strain clone_291-10 chromosome 12, HSymV2.1, whole genome shotgun sequence, one genomic window encodes:
- the LOC130622066 gene encoding 2-amino-3-carboxymuconate-6-semialdehyde decarboxylase-like — MKVDLHTHILPKTWPNLKKRYGYGGWIQLCHCDDGTCDMMKDDTFFRKVKPNCFSPEARIKEMDETGVDVQVLSTVPVMFGYWAKPDDTLDLCKIFNDDLAATVAKYPKRFVALGSLPMQAPELAIQELRRCVTELNFPGIMIGSHINNWNLDADELQPVFKVAEELGACIFVHPWDMELEGRMSKYWLPWLVGMPAETAVAICSLIFGGVLERFPKLKFCFAHGGGSFPYTIGRIQNGHDVRPDLCAVNNPIAPRKYLGRIYTDSLVHDADALSYLVKVIGEDRVICGSDYPFPLGEHHPGKLISNLDTLSETVKEKLLSGNAMEFLGVDPAKFAGDNQDTKK; from the exons ATGAAAGTTGACCTACATACACATATTTTACCCAAGACATGGCCTAACTTGAAAAAG agataTGGGTACGGAGGGTGGATTCAGCTTTGTCATTGTGACGAT GGTACGTGCGACATGATGAAGGATGACACGTTTTTTCGAAAAGTAAAACCAAATTGTTTCTCTCCAGAAGCTAGAATCAAAGAAATGGATGAAACTG GTGTTGATGTGCAGGTATTATCAACTGTTCCAGTTATGTTTGGTTACTGG GCTAAACCAGATGATACGTTGGACTTGTGCAAAATTTTTAACGATGATTTGGCTGCAACTGTTGCGAAATATCCAAAAAGATTTGTTGCGCTTGGATCTTTGCCAATGCAG GCTCCTGAACTTGCAATACAAGAATTACGTCGCTGTGTCACA GAACTTAATTTCCCTGGTATCATGATTGGTTCGCATATAAACAATTGGAATTTAGATGCAGATGAACTTCAACCTGTTTTTAAG GTGGCCGAAGAATTGGGAGCTTGTATTTTTGTCCATCCGTGGGACATGGAATTAGAAGGACGAATGTCGAAATACTGGTTGCCATGGTTAGTTG GCATGCCTGCAGAAACAGCAGTAGCCATATGTTCACTCATATTCGGTGGTGTATTGGAAAGATTTCcaaaactaaaattttgttttgcacATGGGG GTGGCTCATTTCCATACACAATTGGACGCATTCAAAATGGTCACGATGTTCGTCCTGACCTGTGTGCTGTTAATAATCCCATAGCTCCAAG aaaatatttgggAAGAATATACACAGACTCACTGGTACATGACGCCGACGCGCTGTCGTATTTAGTAAAAGTAATTGGCGAAGATAGAGTTATTTGTGGTTCTGATTATCCGTTTCCTCTTGGTGAACACCATCCAGGGAAGTTGATATCTAACTTGGACACATTAAGCGAGACTGTTAAG GAAAAACTTTTGTCTGGCAACGCTATGGAATTTCTTGGCGTAGATCCTGCAAAGTTTGCTGGGGATAATCAAGATACCAAAAAGTAA
- the LOC130622067 gene encoding dickkopf-related protein 3-like gives MYLYTTRVLFTALFYVWCCNTSLGFYRIVETRYPNGTGYGRIDREEIIIQNTNDKDVSKTTKADNGEIVTTYSLEKLNPGIRIFRRQQGLLKQTKRRMKKRRRCQADKDCSGVKRCNRYNRLCERCRIFNELCRRDANCCAGRKCMWGRCRNAKHDGTEMSICRHDRNCSKGYCCAREHGQSVCKKFLAENESCERTAGGLMFSIHHSCPCRRGLYCKKKPKTSGRICMR, from the exons ATGTATTTATACACCACCCGCGTTTTGTTTACAGCATTATTCTATGTATGGTGTTGTAACACTTCTTTGGGGTTCTATCGTATTGTTGAAACTAGATATCCAAACGGAACTGGATACGGGAGGATAGACCGTGAGGAAATCATCATACAGAATACTAATGATAAAGATGTTTCCAAAACAACTAAAGCAGACAATGGGGAAATAGTAACTACGTATTCTTTGGAAAAGCTAAATCCTGGTATAAGAATCTTCAGAAGACAACAAGGTTTGTTAAAACAGACAAAGCGAAGAATGAAG AAAAGGCGTCGGTGTCAAGCAGACAAAGATTGCAGTGGTGTAAAAAGATGCAATAGATACAATCGACTTTGTGAACGATGTCGTATTTTTAATGAACTTTGCAGAAGAGATGCGAACTGCTGCGCAGGACGGAAATGTATGTGGGGAAGATGTCGGAATGCAAAACACGACGGAACCGAGATGAGCATCTGTCGTCATGATAGAAACTGCTCGAAGGGATATTGTTGTGCGCGAGAACACGGTCAGAGTGTTTGTAAGAAATTCCTCGCAGAAAATGAAAGCTGTGAGAGAACCGCTGGAGGATTGATGTTTAGCATTCACCATAGCTGTCCTTGCAGACGAGGATTATATTGCAAGAAGAA accaAAGACGAGCGGTAGAATATGCATGAGGTGA